The sequence CAACAtcgaggaagaaggagggagtCAGAAGGAAAGGAATAAAGGGTGTGatggggaggcagaggaggaaagagaggtcTGTGGTTTCTATCTGGAGGACGGAGTGAGTCAAAGAGAAACAGACGAGGACAAGTGCAGTGAGGATGTAgaggagaaagatggagagagcaaGGAGGAAAATGAggggtggagacaggtggaggacaggagCAAGGAGGATGGAGGCGAGAGGAAGGGAAATGCGCAAAAGAGGAAAGATCAAGAAGAGGtagaagacagagaggagaggaaagaggatgaTGGAGAGACAGGCATTAGCAaacgggaggaggaagggggagacACTCCGTTGTCCCCGGGCCGCCGTAGCCGCGTCATCCGCCTGTACCAGTACGACGAGGACGGCCGGCGATACGATCACCTTCCGGACGCCGCTGCCGAGCCAAACCCGGCCCAGAGGCGCAAGCAGCGCTCCCTGTCATTGACGCGCCTCAACGCCATCATGGCCGCCTCAGCGGGGCCCCTGGACACAAGAGAGACGgacaggggagaggagaggcccCACTTCCACATGGAGATATAGACCCTCTCACAGGTGGCCGTCTTCAAAAAGAAGCACATGATGGCGGCACGAGGAGTTTTGCCCCAATATCACGACAGTGTTTTGGACCTTTGAACTGATGGAAGTTCTTCAATCGTATCAAGTAG comes from Pseudoliparis swirei isolate HS2019 ecotype Mariana Trench chromosome 20, NWPU_hadal_v1, whole genome shotgun sequence and encodes:
- the LOC130210726 gene encoding uncharacterized protein LOC130210726, translating into MQRDGSLMIPNPGRLHRGMYYCLLRHAEGTTLWPYELHVDREHTRSGALRFNRDVEPAGASGGRLAGAVAASVLLTFVVGFSAGALSRTPVLRCLGAVTTRLRSPSQQHCRTEVTMTTLPPMYDNQAFKMAHDDAADCATEETTTPPPAKPQRSFRQKRQEAAQNPTAYLEGCDNIEEEGGSQKERNKGCDGEAEEEREVCGFYLEDGVSQRETDEDKCSEDVEEKDGESKEENEGWRQVEDRSKEDGGERKGNAQKRKDQEEVEDREERKEDDGETGISKREEEGGDTPLSPGRRSRVIRLYQYDEDGRRYDHLPDAAAEPNPAQRRKQRSLSLTRLNAIMAASAGPLDTRETDRGEERPHFHMEI